Part of the Deltaproteobacteria bacterium genome is shown below.
TGCTTGACACGGAATCTGGAGTCTGGATTCCCGCATTCGCGGGAATGACACAAATCACAGATTTGGTCGTAAAAACTGGAGGTTTTTATGACACAAAACGCTGCAAGCCGCAGGATTTACCCCCCCACTATATGTAATAAAATATAGATACTATTATTTCATCAATCCTGGCAAGAATAGAGAAATTTGGGGGAAAAGAACCAGGAGCAATGCGCATAAGAGCAGGGATAGCAAAAAAGGAAAAGCGCCTTTAAAAATAGTTTCTAACGGAACACCTTTCGCAATACCACTTACTACATAAACATTTACGCCCACCGGAGGTGTAATAACCCCTATCTGTGTTACAAGAACAATAACCACTCCAAACCAGATAGGATTATAGCCCATCGCCATAACAACCGGATAAAAGATGGGAATAGTTAAAAGAATGAGGGCCAAAGCATCGATAAAACAGCCTAAAACGAAATAAAGTAGGATAATAATTATCATAATAAGGCCATGCGGTAAGGGAAGAACAGTTACCCAGTTAGCTAAGGTGAAGGGAAGGCGAGTAATAGCCAAAAAATGGCCAAAAATAGTCGCTCCAGCTACAATCATCAATACCATACAGGAGGTTTTTGTACTTTCCAAAACAGCCTGTATGAATTTAGACCAGGTCAAGTTTTTTCTTAATACAGACAGCAAAATAGTTCCACCTGCTCCTATAGCACCTGCCTCTGTAGGAGTAAAGAATCCGGCAAACAATCCTCCCATTACTAACAAAAACAAAAAAATGCTTTCAGCTACACCAATCAGCACATCCGACTTTGCGCATCCAAAATCATTCTGTTTATAAGGAGCTACACCAGGCTTTAGTTTCACCCAAACACAAATGGTAACAATGAATAAAAGAGCTATCAAAAGTCCTGGAACAATGCCGGCTATAAATAGCTTGCCAATAGATTGTTGGGTCATAATACCATAAATAATGAAAATGACGCTGGGGGG
Proteins encoded:
- a CDS encoding TRAP transporter large permease, which codes for MVNTFVGIVGIVLLILFLFSGMPVGFLMALLGFAGFSCVISIKAGLGIVIKDIFGVFSSYNLTVIPLFILMGQIAFHAGISRRLYDAAHILSKHLPGGLAIATIGACASFAAICGSTNASAATMTAVALPEMKRYGYGMKLATGTIAAGSSLGIMIPPSVIFIIYGIMTQQSIGKLFIAGIVPGLLIALLFIVTICVWVKLKPGVAPYKQNDFGCAKSDVLIGVAESIFLFLLVMGGLFAGFFTPTEAGAIGAGGTILLSVLRKNLTWSKFIQAVLESTKTSCMVLMIVAGATIFGHFLAITRLPFTLANWVTVLPLPHGLIMIIIILLYFVLGCFIDALALILLTIPIFYPVVMAMGYNPIWFGVVIVLVTQIGVITPPVGVNVYVVSGIAKGVPLETIFKGAFPFLLSLLLCALLLVLFPQISLFLPGLMK